A portion of the Hoplias malabaricus isolate fHopMal1 chromosome 1, fHopMal1.hap1, whole genome shotgun sequence genome contains these proteins:
- the LOC136687393 gene encoding GTPase IMAP family member 8-like isoform X1, whose translation MGVCGGSLRAEERDMTQDRPFLLCWIKLRVVVFGWKFSGKTSLISAVFGKELFPNKKKTAQCKKVRDTVCGRDLTLVDTPGWWKHFPVNDTPHLLKQELVRGVYLCDPGPHAVLVVIEIDNPFTEKHRKAVEDHIGLLGDQIWTHALVVFTRSYALRDRTIEDHIKTEGESLQWVIEKCGNRYHVFDSADFDECQVKQLLEKIEDVVQRNDGFYFKMEPEKLEAVAEWKKTVMIDSRILKLQQQKTNLNKEELRITLLGWVISGKSSAGNVILNRKAFAPGQSTLKCVTANGEVDGRPVTVLDTPSWFKYFPSQYTPEWIKSEILKSVGEAVTCLLLVIPADTSFKEEQRKVIQEHMRLLREQVWRHTIVLFTWGDMLEELTIEEHIVSEGEALQWVIEKCGNRYHVFNNEDRENRVQVTELLQKIDEMVARNSSFYLNTETVSEFNARPKVGTHTESKALSEAESDLQDIVRLVDEEWRRRDEELSKFITGVHRKTNRSLDVPSESREMSSKTQMQGHSDQTKTQSCSQEKEQRTLKLKEHVKNKLDREWGRREDAIKGKFQEFLSELGCEPQVLGEEFKRKENQFLNRVSEVIAEFPSRTNSSMDFPPGLSEMSLKTPTEDHRKEEESQTESQSHNKSTLPLKAHIKEMLDREWCRREEALMGRVLEMLSELRCEVMSETSEHEKVRSFQKVSQWFERWSEGYASASSNSVSDT comes from the exons ATGGGAGTGTGTGGAGGAAGCCTTCGAGCTGAAGAGAGAGACATGACGCAAGACAGACCTTTTCTTTTGTGTTGGATTA agctGAGGGTCGTGGTGTTTGGGTGGAAGTTTTCTGGAAAGACTTCGCTGATCAGTGCTGTGTTTGGAAAAGAGTTGTTTCCAAATAAGAAGAAAACAGCTCAGTGTAAGAAAGTAAGGGATACTGTTTGTGGAAGAGACCTGACGTTGGTTGACACTCCAGGCTGGTGGAAGCACTTTCCTGTGAATGACACTCCACATTTGCTAAAACAGGAGCTTGTTCGAGGAGTTTATTTGTGTGATCCAGGGCCCCACGCTGTCCTAGTGGTCATTGAGATTGATAATCCattcacagagaaacacaggaaAGCTGTAGAGGATCACATTGGACTTCTGGGTGATCAGATCTGGACACATGCTCTTGTGGTGTTCACTAGAAGCTATGCTCTGAGGGACAGAACTATAGAAGATCACATTAAAACAGAGGGTGAATCTCTCCAGTGGGTGATAGAAAAATGTGGGAACAGATATCATGTGTTTGACAGTGCAGATTTTGATGAATGTCAGGTGAAGCAGCTGCTGGAAAAGATTGAGGATGTAGTACAAAGAAATGATGGGTTTTACTTCAAAATGGAGCCAGAAAAACTGGAGGCAGTTGCTGAGTGGAAGAAAACTGTGATGATTGATTCCAGAATTTTAAAACTACAACAGCAAAAGACAAATCTAAACAAAGAGG AGCTAAGGATCACGTTGCTGGGTTGGGTGATTTCTGGGAAGAGCTCGGCTGGGAATGTCATCCTGAACAGAAAAGCCTTTGCTCCTGGTCAGTCTACTCTTAAATGTGTAACAGCAAATGGGGAGGTGGACGGGAGACCAGTTACTGTGCTGGACACACCCAGCTGGTTTAAGTACTTTCCCTCTCAGTACACTCCAGAATGGATAAAGTCTGAGATACTGAAGAGTGTGGGTGAGGCCGTAACCTGCTTACTCCTAGTGATTCCTGCAGACACCTCATTTAAAGAGGAGCAGAGAAAAGTCATTCAAGAGCATATGAGACTTCTTAGAGAACAAGTGTGGAGACACACCATTGTACTTTTCACCTGGGGAGACATGCTTGAAGAACTGACAATAGAGGAGCACATTGTGAGTGAAGGAGAAGCTCTCCAGTGGGTGATTGAGAAATGTGGGAACAGATATCACGTCTTCAACAACGAAGACAGAGAGAACCGTGTTCAGGTTACAGAGCTGCTCCAGAAGATCGATGAGATGGTGGCTAGAAATAGTTCATTTTATCTGAATACCGAGACAGTTAGTGAATTTAATGCAAGACCAAAAGTGGGCACACATACAGAGAGTAAGGCTCTCAGTGAGGCTGAGAGTGATTTACAGGACATTGTTAGATTAGTGGATGAAGAATGGCGAAGAAGGGATGAAGAACTTTCAAAATTCATAACTGGagtccacagaaaaacaaataggTCTTTAGATGTCCCCTCTGAGT CAAGGGAGATGAGTTCAAAGACTCAGATGCAGGGTCACAGTGATCAAACAAAGACACAATCCTGCA GTCAAGAAAAGGAGCAAAGAACCTTGAAACTGAAAGAGCATGTTAAAAATAAGCTTGATCGGGAGTGGGGTAGACGAGAAGATGCGATAAAGGGAAAGTTCCAGGAGTTTTTAAGTGAGCTTGGATGTG AGCCCCAGGTACTTGGTGAagaatttaaaagaaaagaaaatcagtTTCTAAATAGAGTTTCAGAGGTGATAGCAGAATTCCCCAGTAGGACAAATAGCAGTATGGATTTTCCTCCTGGAT TAAGTGAGATGAGTTTAAAGACACCGACAGAGGATCACAGGAAAGAGGAAGAGTCACAAACAGAGTCACAGTCCCACA ATAAAAGTACCCTGCCCCTGAAAGCTCATATTAAAGAGATGCTTGATCGGGAGTGGTGTAGACGAGAAGAGGCATTAATGGGAAGAGTCCTAGAAATGTTGAGTGAGCTCAGATGTG AGGTTATGTCTGAAACGTCTGAACATGAGAAAGTGAGGTCCTTCCAGAAAGTATCCCAGTGGTTTGAGAGATGGTCTGAAGGATATGCATCAGCTTCAAGCAACAGTGTGTCAGACACATGA
- the LOC136687393 gene encoding GTPase IMAP family member 8-like isoform X2, with amino-acid sequence MSFIQSTAAELRVVVFGWKFSGKTSLISAVFGKELFPNKKKTAQCKKVRDTVCGRDLTLVDTPGWWKHFPVNDTPHLLKQELVRGVYLCDPGPHAVLVVIEIDNPFTEKHRKAVEDHIGLLGDQIWTHALVVFTRSYALRDRTIEDHIKTEGESLQWVIEKCGNRYHVFDSADFDECQVKQLLEKIEDVVQRNDGFYFKMEPEKLEAVAEWKKTVMIDSRILKLQQQKTNLNKEELRITLLGWVISGKSSAGNVILNRKAFAPGQSTLKCVTANGEVDGRPVTVLDTPSWFKYFPSQYTPEWIKSEILKSVGEAVTCLLLVIPADTSFKEEQRKVIQEHMRLLREQVWRHTIVLFTWGDMLEELTIEEHIVSEGEALQWVIEKCGNRYHVFNNEDRENRVQVTELLQKIDEMVARNSSFYLNTETVSEFNARPKVGTHTESKALSEAESDLQDIVRLVDEEWRRRDEELSKFITGVHRKTNRSLDVPSESREMSSKTQMQGHSDQTKTQSCSQEKEQRTLKLKEHVKNKLDREWGRREDAIKGKFQEFLSELGCEPQVLGEEFKRKENQFLNRVSEVIAEFPSRTNSSMDFPPGLSEMSLKTPTEDHRKEEESQTESQSHNKSTLPLKAHIKEMLDREWCRREEALMGRVLEMLSELRCEVMSETSEHEKVRSFQKVSQWFERWSEGYASASSNSVSDT; translated from the exons ATGAGCTTTATTCAGTCCACAGCAGCAG agctGAGGGTCGTGGTGTTTGGGTGGAAGTTTTCTGGAAAGACTTCGCTGATCAGTGCTGTGTTTGGAAAAGAGTTGTTTCCAAATAAGAAGAAAACAGCTCAGTGTAAGAAAGTAAGGGATACTGTTTGTGGAAGAGACCTGACGTTGGTTGACACTCCAGGCTGGTGGAAGCACTTTCCTGTGAATGACACTCCACATTTGCTAAAACAGGAGCTTGTTCGAGGAGTTTATTTGTGTGATCCAGGGCCCCACGCTGTCCTAGTGGTCATTGAGATTGATAATCCattcacagagaaacacaggaaAGCTGTAGAGGATCACATTGGACTTCTGGGTGATCAGATCTGGACACATGCTCTTGTGGTGTTCACTAGAAGCTATGCTCTGAGGGACAGAACTATAGAAGATCACATTAAAACAGAGGGTGAATCTCTCCAGTGGGTGATAGAAAAATGTGGGAACAGATATCATGTGTTTGACAGTGCAGATTTTGATGAATGTCAGGTGAAGCAGCTGCTGGAAAAGATTGAGGATGTAGTACAAAGAAATGATGGGTTTTACTTCAAAATGGAGCCAGAAAAACTGGAGGCAGTTGCTGAGTGGAAGAAAACTGTGATGATTGATTCCAGAATTTTAAAACTACAACAGCAAAAGACAAATCTAAACAAAGAGG AGCTAAGGATCACGTTGCTGGGTTGGGTGATTTCTGGGAAGAGCTCGGCTGGGAATGTCATCCTGAACAGAAAAGCCTTTGCTCCTGGTCAGTCTACTCTTAAATGTGTAACAGCAAATGGGGAGGTGGACGGGAGACCAGTTACTGTGCTGGACACACCCAGCTGGTTTAAGTACTTTCCCTCTCAGTACACTCCAGAATGGATAAAGTCTGAGATACTGAAGAGTGTGGGTGAGGCCGTAACCTGCTTACTCCTAGTGATTCCTGCAGACACCTCATTTAAAGAGGAGCAGAGAAAAGTCATTCAAGAGCATATGAGACTTCTTAGAGAACAAGTGTGGAGACACACCATTGTACTTTTCACCTGGGGAGACATGCTTGAAGAACTGACAATAGAGGAGCACATTGTGAGTGAAGGAGAAGCTCTCCAGTGGGTGATTGAGAAATGTGGGAACAGATATCACGTCTTCAACAACGAAGACAGAGAGAACCGTGTTCAGGTTACAGAGCTGCTCCAGAAGATCGATGAGATGGTGGCTAGAAATAGTTCATTTTATCTGAATACCGAGACAGTTAGTGAATTTAATGCAAGACCAAAAGTGGGCACACATACAGAGAGTAAGGCTCTCAGTGAGGCTGAGAGTGATTTACAGGACATTGTTAGATTAGTGGATGAAGAATGGCGAAGAAGGGATGAAGAACTTTCAAAATTCATAACTGGagtccacagaaaaacaaataggTCTTTAGATGTCCCCTCTGAGT CAAGGGAGATGAGTTCAAAGACTCAGATGCAGGGTCACAGTGATCAAACAAAGACACAATCCTGCA GTCAAGAAAAGGAGCAAAGAACCTTGAAACTGAAAGAGCATGTTAAAAATAAGCTTGATCGGGAGTGGGGTAGACGAGAAGATGCGATAAAGGGAAAGTTCCAGGAGTTTTTAAGTGAGCTTGGATGTG AGCCCCAGGTACTTGGTGAagaatttaaaagaaaagaaaatcagtTTCTAAATAGAGTTTCAGAGGTGATAGCAGAATTCCCCAGTAGGACAAATAGCAGTATGGATTTTCCTCCTGGAT TAAGTGAGATGAGTTTAAAGACACCGACAGAGGATCACAGGAAAGAGGAAGAGTCACAAACAGAGTCACAGTCCCACA ATAAAAGTACCCTGCCCCTGAAAGCTCATATTAAAGAGATGCTTGATCGGGAGTGGTGTAGACGAGAAGAGGCATTAATGGGAAGAGTCCTAGAAATGTTGAGTGAGCTCAGATGTG AGGTTATGTCTGAAACGTCTGAACATGAGAAAGTGAGGTCCTTCCAGAAAGTATCCCAGTGGTTTGAGAGATGGTCTGAAGGATATGCATCAGCTTCAAGCAACAGTGTGTCAGACACATGA
- the LOC136687393 gene encoding uncharacterized protein isoform X3 has product MGVCGGSLRAEERDMTQDRPFLLCWIKLRVVVFGWKFSGKTSLISAVFGKELFPNKKKTAQCKKVRDTVCGRDLTLVDTPGWWKHFPVNDTPHLLKQELVRGVYLCDPGPHAVLVVIEIDNPFTEKHRKAVEDHIGLLGDQIWTHALVVFTRSYALRDRTIEDHIKTEGESLQWVIEKCGNRYHVFDSADFDECQVKQLLEKIEDVVQRNDGFYFKMEPEKLEAVAEWKKTVMIDSRILKLQQQKTNLNKEELRITLLGWVISGKSSAGNVILNRKAFAPAREMSSKTQMQGHSDQTKTQSCSQEKEQRTLKLKEHVKNKLDREWGRREDAIKGKFQEFLSELGCEPQVLGEEFKRKENQFLNRVSEVIAEFPSRTNSSMDFPPGLSEMSLKTPTEDHRKEEESQTESQSHNKSTLPLKAHIKEMLDREWCRREEALMGRVLEMLSELRCEVMSETSEHEKVRSFQKVSQWFERWSEGYASASSNSVSDT; this is encoded by the exons ATGGGAGTGTGTGGAGGAAGCCTTCGAGCTGAAGAGAGAGACATGACGCAAGACAGACCTTTTCTTTTGTGTTGGATTA agctGAGGGTCGTGGTGTTTGGGTGGAAGTTTTCTGGAAAGACTTCGCTGATCAGTGCTGTGTTTGGAAAAGAGTTGTTTCCAAATAAGAAGAAAACAGCTCAGTGTAAGAAAGTAAGGGATACTGTTTGTGGAAGAGACCTGACGTTGGTTGACACTCCAGGCTGGTGGAAGCACTTTCCTGTGAATGACACTCCACATTTGCTAAAACAGGAGCTTGTTCGAGGAGTTTATTTGTGTGATCCAGGGCCCCACGCTGTCCTAGTGGTCATTGAGATTGATAATCCattcacagagaaacacaggaaAGCTGTAGAGGATCACATTGGACTTCTGGGTGATCAGATCTGGACACATGCTCTTGTGGTGTTCACTAGAAGCTATGCTCTGAGGGACAGAACTATAGAAGATCACATTAAAACAGAGGGTGAATCTCTCCAGTGGGTGATAGAAAAATGTGGGAACAGATATCATGTGTTTGACAGTGCAGATTTTGATGAATGTCAGGTGAAGCAGCTGCTGGAAAAGATTGAGGATGTAGTACAAAGAAATGATGGGTTTTACTTCAAAATGGAGCCAGAAAAACTGGAGGCAGTTGCTGAGTGGAAGAAAACTGTGATGATTGATTCCAGAATTTTAAAACTACAACAGCAAAAGACAAATCTAAACAAAGAGG AGCTAAGGATCACGTTGCTGGGTTGGGTGATTTCTGGGAAGAGCTCGGCTGGGAATGTCATCCTGAACAGAAAAGCCTTTGCTCCTG CAAGGGAGATGAGTTCAAAGACTCAGATGCAGGGTCACAGTGATCAAACAAAGACACAATCCTGCA GTCAAGAAAAGGAGCAAAGAACCTTGAAACTGAAAGAGCATGTTAAAAATAAGCTTGATCGGGAGTGGGGTAGACGAGAAGATGCGATAAAGGGAAAGTTCCAGGAGTTTTTAAGTGAGCTTGGATGTG AGCCCCAGGTACTTGGTGAagaatttaaaagaaaagaaaatcagtTTCTAAATAGAGTTTCAGAGGTGATAGCAGAATTCCCCAGTAGGACAAATAGCAGTATGGATTTTCCTCCTGGAT TAAGTGAGATGAGTTTAAAGACACCGACAGAGGATCACAGGAAAGAGGAAGAGTCACAAACAGAGTCACAGTCCCACA ATAAAAGTACCCTGCCCCTGAAAGCTCATATTAAAGAGATGCTTGATCGGGAGTGGTGTAGACGAGAAGAGGCATTAATGGGAAGAGTCCTAGAAATGTTGAGTGAGCTCAGATGTG AGGTTATGTCTGAAACGTCTGAACATGAGAAAGTGAGGTCCTTCCAGAAAGTATCCCAGTGGTTTGAGAGATGGTCTGAAGGATATGCATCAGCTTCAAGCAACAGTGTGTCAGACACATGA